Proteins from a single region of Phycisphaeraceae bacterium D3-23:
- the gspG gene encoding type II secretion system major pseudopilin GspG, which yields MQATHKLRTRRNAGFSILELLLVLVILSILAGIVGVRFAGQSGKAKVTAAKAQLAQFETALTSFDIHTGAMPTTQQGLEALRKEPNGVEDWEGPYLTKDIEDDPWGNPWQYRAPGTHNNDYDLFSYGEDGSEGGDDDIKNWTDDQ from the coding sequence ATGCAAGCTACACACAAGCTACGTACCCGCCGCAACGCCGGCTTCAGCATCCTCGAACTGCTGCTGGTGCTCGTCATCCTCTCGATCCTCGCGGGGATCGTCGGCGTCCGATTCGCCGGGCAGTCGGGCAAGGCCAAGGTCACCGCCGCCAAGGCGCAGCTCGCGCAGTTCGAGACCGCACTCACCAGCTTCGACATCCACACCGGCGCGATGCCCACCACACAACAAGGCCTCGAAGCCCTCCGGAAAGAACCCAACGGCGTCGAGGACTGGGAGGGCCCATACCTCACCAAAGACATCGAGGACGACCCCTGGGGCAACCCCTGGCAGTACCGCGCACCGGGCACCCACAACAACGACTACGACCTCTTCTCCTACGGCGAGGACGGCAGTGAAGGCGGCGACGACGACATCAAGAACTGGACCGACGATCAGTAA
- a CDS encoding type II secretion system F family protein, which translates to MPTFAYTAVTAQGRQTTGRLDAEDRGAALQSIESRGLVPVELNASESGAKDTGSRGLSRFGKKRVSQPQTLAFVRQMSNLLSAGVPLARALQILCRETSHAAASKQWSDIRDAVVDGNPLADAMGQFPRSFPPVYVAMVRAGETGGFLDVVLKQIAEFMSRERELKSKIATALIYPLALAFIATGVVIFLLSWFIPRFSTIFNDFGQTLPLLTRIIQGASFAILNYGPFVAIGVFIGVIIVRQLLKSPAGRRRRDELMLRVPGVGKASAQFALVRFCRMLGTLVGAGVPLLASLRVAREAVGNQTLSDALGDTISHVQEGTSLAKSLGQCPQLFPATVVEMVSVAEESGRLSEELVRMAQEFEEDLDRQLRVLVSLAEPALLFVMASVVGTIVVGMLLPVFDLWDAIQ; encoded by the coding sequence ATGCCGACCTTCGCCTACACCGCCGTGACCGCGCAGGGGCGGCAGACGACTGGCCGGCTCGACGCCGAGGACCGCGGCGCTGCACTGCAGTCGATCGAGTCGCGCGGGCTCGTGCCCGTCGAGCTCAACGCCTCCGAATCAGGCGCGAAAGACACCGGTTCCCGGGGGCTATCACGCTTTGGCAAGAAGCGCGTGTCGCAGCCGCAGACCCTCGCGTTTGTCCGGCAGATGTCGAATCTGCTCTCGGCCGGGGTGCCGCTGGCGCGTGCATTGCAAATCCTTTGCCGAGAGACCTCCCACGCCGCTGCGAGCAAGCAGTGGTCCGACATCCGCGACGCGGTGGTCGACGGCAACCCGCTGGCCGACGCGATGGGGCAGTTCCCGCGCTCCTTCCCGCCGGTGTATGTCGCGATGGTCCGCGCGGGCGAGACGGGCGGGTTCCTCGACGTCGTGCTCAAGCAGATCGCCGAGTTCATGTCACGTGAGCGCGAGCTCAAGAGCAAGATCGCGACCGCGCTGATCTATCCGCTCGCGCTGGCGTTCATCGCCACGGGCGTCGTGATCTTCCTGCTCTCCTGGTTTATCCCGCGGTTTTCGACGATCTTCAACGACTTTGGACAGACCCTCCCGCTGCTCACTCGCATCATCCAGGGCGCCAGCTTCGCCATCCTGAACTACGGCCCGTTCGTCGCGATCGGTGTCTTCATCGGTGTCATTATCGTGCGCCAACTGCTCAAGAGCCCGGCCGGTAGACGCAGACGCGACGAGCTGATGCTGCGTGTCCCCGGCGTGGGTAAAGCTTCCGCACAATTCGCGCTGGTCCGCTTCTGCCGCATGCTCGGAACGCTCGTCGGCGCCGGTGTCCCGCTGCTCGCCTCGCTCCGTGTGGCGCGCGAAGCAGTCGGGAACCAGACGCTGTCCGATGCGCTGGGCGACACGATCAGCCACGTGCAGGAAGGCACGTCGCTGGCAAAAAGCCTGGGCCAGTGCCCACAGCTCTTCCCCGCGACGGTCGTCGAGATGGTCTCCGTCGCCGAGGAGTCCGGCCGGTTGTCCGAGGAACTCGTGCGCATGGCGCAGGAGTTTGAAGAAGACCTCGACCGCCAGCTGCGTGTGCTGGTCTCGCTCGCCGAGCCGGCATTGCTGTTTGTCATGGCGTCGGTCGTCGGCACGATCGTCGTCGGGATGCTCCTGCCGGTCTTCGACCTGTGGGACGCGATCCAATAA
- a CDS encoding GspE/PulE family protein has protein sequence MQDFLGKLNQLGLLDEQATAAAREHTAAGQTPDRAALAVDGLTEDRLLPVVAETFGVEFIDLQTVTPDPGLLNQLPAKVLMKHQLMPIALADGRLRVATASLFDTAGLDELRVTTGLDIDPVLARSEQIAKALGKHLGVGAATMQSLVDGGGGIQIVDEGKGENVDLAQEAEDASIIQFVNQVLMEAIERRATDVHFEPFEGRLSVRYRVDGVLQEANLPADVRRFQAAIVSRLKILSHLDIAEKRLPQDGRIKLVVAGREVDVRASVIPMLYGEAVVLRLLDRSNTLVGLEGLGMAGDDLRNYSRVLTQPHGIVLVTGPTGSGKTTTLYASLAQINDVERKIITIEDPIEYHLEGINQIQVAMKAGLTFSTGLRAILRHDPDVVLIGEIRDRETADIAVQASLTGHLVFSTLHTNDAPGAITRLIDMGVEPFLVASSLEMVVAQRLVRLICQDCKEAITIQDADRIRVEYGSDLPDALYHGKGCASCGGSGYRGRKGIFEVMPITDEMRTHVTDRASNQVIRQTAVRNGMKSLREDGWRLIQQGVTTVEEVLRVTKDERAHGFSGEDA, from the coding sequence ATGCAAGACTTCCTGGGCAAACTCAATCAGCTCGGCCTGCTCGATGAGCAGGCCACCGCCGCCGCGCGTGAACACACCGCCGCGGGCCAGACACCCGACCGCGCGGCGCTCGCCGTCGACGGGCTGACCGAGGACCGCCTGCTCCCCGTCGTCGCCGAGACCTTCGGCGTCGAATTCATCGACCTCCAGACCGTCACCCCAGACCCCGGCCTGCTCAACCAGCTCCCCGCGAAGGTGCTGATGAAGCACCAGCTCATGCCCATCGCACTCGCCGACGGCCGGCTCCGTGTTGCCACCGCTTCGCTCTTCGATACCGCCGGGCTCGACGAGCTCCGTGTCACCACCGGGCTCGACATCGACCCCGTCCTCGCCCGCTCCGAGCAGATCGCCAAGGCGCTGGGCAAGCACCTCGGCGTCGGCGCCGCGACGATGCAGTCGCTGGTTGACGGCGGCGGCGGCATCCAGATCGTCGACGAAGGCAAGGGTGAAAACGTCGACCTCGCGCAGGAGGCCGAGGACGCCTCGATTATCCAGTTCGTCAACCAGGTGCTCATGGAAGCGATCGAGCGCCGCGCGACGGACGTCCACTTCGAGCCCTTCGAGGGCCGGCTCAGTGTGCGCTACCGCGTCGACGGCGTGCTGCAAGAGGCGAACCTGCCCGCCGACGTCCGCCGGTTCCAGGCCGCGATTGTCTCCCGCCTCAAAATACTCAGCCACCTGGATATCGCCGAGAAACGCCTGCCCCAGGACGGCCGGATCAAGCTCGTCGTCGCGGGGCGCGAGGTCGATGTCCGCGCCTCCGTCATCCCGATGCTCTACGGCGAGGCCGTGGTCTTGCGACTCCTCGACCGCAGCAATACCCTCGTCGGGCTCGAAGGGCTCGGTATGGCCGGCGACGACCTGCGCAACTACTCGCGCGTCCTCACCCAGCCCCACGGCATCGTCCTGGTCACCGGCCCCACCGGCTCGGGCAAGACCACCACGCTCTACGCCTCGCTCGCGCAGATCAACGACGTCGAACGCAAGATCATCACCATCGAAGACCCCATCGAGTACCACCTCGAAGGCATCAACCAGATCCAGGTCGCGATGAAGGCCGGGCTCACTTTCTCCACCGGCCTGCGCGCGATCCTGCGACACGACCCCGACGTTGTTTTGATCGGCGAGATCCGCGACCGCGAGACCGCCGACATCGCCGTGCAGGCCTCGCTCACGGGCCACCTCGTGTTCTCAACGCTGCACACCAACGACGCGCCCGGCGCGATCACGCGACTCATCGACATGGGGGTCGAGCCGTTCCTCGTCGCGTCGTCGCTCGAGATGGTCGTCGCCCAGCGGCTGGTCCGGCTCATCTGCCAGGACTGCAAGGAAGCGATCACGATCCAGGACGCCGACCGCATCCGCGTCGAGTACGGCTCGGACCTGCCCGACGCGCTCTACCACGGCAAGGGCTGCGCTTCCTGCGGCGGATCGGGCTACCGCGGGCGTAAGGGCATCTTCGAGGTGATGCCGATCACCGACGAGATGCGCACGCACGTCACCGACCGCGCGTCCAACCAGGTCATCCGTCAGACCGCCGTGCGCAACGGCATGAAGAGTCTGCGCGAGGACGGCTGGCGTCTGATCCAGCAGGGCGTTACGACGGTTGAAGAGGTCCTGCGCGTGACCAAGGACGAGCGGGCCCACGGCTTTAGCGGGGAGGACGCGTAG
- a CDS encoding GspJ family type II secretion system protein yields MHKPRRTTRARRSGFTLLEMILAVAVTAIISVSMFVSLQVAFDTREKAEDQLAGRRSARVVLDRVAIDLEGMLQPTGRIASEFIGTDTRMGAGRDADTIAFVTSAIALPTENAVGDMRAIELTLVPDPNELGTNMLVRLVTDNLLVSTTPDPTPQVLARGVVSFNARYFDGGDWLDAWESIEQDDTLPTAIEITLTIRPQRQDIDDSDGPEEHDLVIVRIIHPHTAPLPQTTTTDDRFSF; encoded by the coding sequence ATGCATAAGCCCCGACGCACAACGCGCGCCAGGCGCAGCGGCTTCACGCTGCTCGAGATGATCCTCGCCGTGGCGGTGACGGCGATTATCTCCGTGTCGATGTTTGTGAGCCTGCAGGTCGCGTTCGACACGCGGGAGAAGGCCGAGGACCAGCTGGCCGGGCGTCGCTCGGCGCGGGTGGTGCTCGACCGTGTCGCGATCGACCTGGAAGGCATGCTCCAGCCCACGGGGCGGATCGCGAGCGAGTTCATCGGCACCGACACAAGGATGGGCGCGGGCCGGGACGCCGACACGATCGCTTTTGTCACCAGCGCCATCGCACTGCCCACCGAAAACGCTGTCGGCGACATGCGTGCCATCGAACTCACCCTCGTCCCCGACCCCAACGAGCTGGGCACCAACATGCTCGTCCGGCTCGTCACCGACAACCTGCTCGTCTCGACCACGCCCGACCCGACCCCGCAGGTCCTCGCGCGCGGCGTCGTCTCCTTCAACGCCCGCTACTTCGACGGCGGGGACTGGCTCGACGCATGGGAATCCATCGAGCAGGACGACACCCTCCCCACCGCCATCGAGATCACGCTCACCATCCGCCCACAGCGCCAAGACATCGACGACAGCGACGGCCCCGAAGAACACGACCTCGTCATCGTCCGCATCATCCACCCGCACACCGCACCGCTGCCCCAAACCACGACCACCGACGACCGCTTCAGCTTCTAG
- a CDS encoding DEAD/DEAH box helicase: MRPPTGTGKTLVAEAAMYEALHTGQVAYYTTPLIALTEQKFEELSDSAERWGFPRSSVGLVTGNRSVNPDAIVRVVVAEVLLNRLLHPEAFSFDDVGAVVMDEFHSFNDPQRGIVWELSLSLLPKHVRLMLLSATVGNAYDFTAWLRKSHGREIDLVQSNDRKIPLTFHWVGEELLPDQLAKMSQGEDDSRYTPALVFCFDREQCWDVAEQLRGRDVLAEGQQKMLAEQIDKLDLSHGGGPKLKRLLLRGIGVHHAGLLPRYRRIVEELFQEKLLSVCVCTETLAAGMNLPARSVVLTSLVKGPPRKKKLLEASGAHQMFGRAGRPQFDTQGHVFALAHEDDVRIAKHKLKVAQIPADTKDPKLMKKRKQMEKKTPRRREGVAYWSEAQFEKLRDAPPGKLESKGRLPWRLLAYLLDATPDLTPVRDAVSKRLLPPNLIESQQKLLTRMLVTLHDGGFVKLDPPPPGENASKDTAGEEGRDDAPPPSAEDMLASLTLGTGISDAPAAPPPEEKNDADDGVDDTGSARLADYDPRHAHRTDKLDTLLQFRAVNPVYGAYLLEHLGLADADEQLQILESVLEMPNSVGRRVRVPRPEVMPPGSLALDVVDMALIQRGLATQDELYPNNDDHDNLPGQPRRFAIPLAEKVQMLFEAQVDCGGHNPIRAVWAAGDLLNNFDGDFIKFISARDLQRQEGVVFRHLLRLILLCDEFSQQTPAGLLKEAWQERLDGWATRLTAGCRAVDAHSTDKMLDQARKEQDPPAV, encoded by the coding sequence GTGCGCCCCCCGACGGGGACGGGCAAGACGCTTGTCGCCGAGGCCGCGATGTACGAGGCACTGCACACCGGCCAAGTCGCGTACTACACCACGCCGCTGATCGCGCTGACCGAGCAGAAGTTCGAAGAGCTCAGCGACTCGGCCGAGCGCTGGGGCTTCCCCCGCAGCAGCGTCGGGCTCGTCACCGGCAACCGCAGCGTCAACCCGGACGCCATCGTCCGCGTCGTCGTGGCGGAGGTGCTATTGAACCGGCTGCTGCACCCCGAGGCGTTCAGCTTTGATGACGTCGGCGCGGTCGTGATGGATGAGTTCCACAGCTTCAACGACCCGCAGCGCGGCATCGTCTGGGAGCTGTCGCTGTCATTGCTACCCAAGCACGTCCGGCTGATGCTGCTCTCCGCGACGGTCGGCAACGCCTACGACTTCACCGCATGGCTCCGCAAATCCCATGGCCGGGAGATCGACCTTGTCCAGAGCAATGACCGAAAGATCCCGCTGACCTTCCACTGGGTCGGCGAGGAGCTGCTGCCCGACCAGCTCGCGAAGATGTCGCAGGGCGAAGACGACAGCCGGTACACGCCGGCGCTGGTCTTCTGCTTCGACCGCGAGCAGTGCTGGGATGTCGCCGAACAACTGCGCGGGCGCGACGTGCTGGCGGAGGGCCAACAGAAAATGCTGGCCGAGCAGATCGACAAGCTCGACCTCTCGCACGGCGGCGGGCCCAAGCTCAAACGCCTGCTGCTGCGCGGGATCGGCGTCCACCACGCGGGGCTGCTGCCGCGCTATCGGAGGATCGTCGAGGAGCTGTTCCAGGAGAAGCTCCTCAGCGTGTGCGTCTGTACCGAGACCCTCGCCGCGGGGATGAACCTGCCGGCCCGGTCGGTGGTACTCACGTCGCTGGTCAAAGGCCCGCCGCGCAAAAAGAAGCTGCTCGAAGCCAGCGGCGCGCACCAGATGTTCGGGCGCGCCGGTCGGCCGCAATTCGATACCCAGGGCCATGTCTTCGCGCTGGCGCACGAAGACGATGTGCGGATCGCCAAGCACAAGCTCAAGGTCGCGCAGATCCCGGCGGATACCAAAGACCCCAAGCTGATGAAGAAGCGCAAGCAGATGGAGAAGAAGACGCCGCGCCGGCGCGAGGGCGTGGCGTACTGGAGCGAGGCGCAGTTCGAGAAGCTGCGCGACGCCCCGCCGGGGAAGCTCGAGAGCAAGGGCCGGCTGCCTTGGCGTCTGCTGGCGTACCTGCTCGATGCGACCCCCGACCTGACGCCGGTGCGCGACGCGGTGAGCAAGCGTTTGCTGCCGCCCAACCTGATCGAGTCGCAGCAGAAGCTGCTGACGCGGATGCTCGTGACGCTCCACGACGGCGGATTTGTGAAGCTCGACCCGCCGCCGCCGGGCGAAAACGCCTCGAAAGACACCGCCGGCGAAGAGGGCCGCGACGACGCCCCGCCGCCCTCGGCCGAGGACATGCTCGCCTCACTCACCCTGGGCACGGGCATCAGCGATGCGCCTGCCGCCCCACCGCCCGAAGAAAAAAACGACGCGGACGACGGAGTCGACGACACCGGCAGCGCCCGCCTCGCCGACTACGATCCGCGCCATGCCCACCGGACCGACAAGCTCGACACCCTGCTCCAGTTCCGCGCGGTCAACCCGGTCTACGGTGCCTACCTGCTTGAGCACCTCGGGCTCGCGGATGCGGACGAGCAGTTGCAGATCCTCGAGAGCGTGTTGGAGATGCCTAACTCGGTCGGCCGGCGCGTCCGCGTCCCCCGGCCCGAGGTGATGCCGCCGGGCTCGCTCGCGCTGGACGTCGTCGACATGGCGCTGATCCAGCGCGGGCTCGCGACCCAGGACGAGCTCTACCCCAATAACGACGACCACGACAACCTGCCGGGCCAGCCGCGGCGCTTCGCGATCCCATTGGCCGAGAAGGTGCAGATGCTGTTCGAAGCGCAGGTCGACTGCGGCGGGCACAACCCCATCCGCGCGGTCTGGGCGGCGGGCGATCTTCTGAACAACTTCGACGGCGACTTCATCAAGTTCATCAGCGCCCGCGACCTCCAGCGGCAGGAGGGCGTCGTCTTCCGCCACCTGCTCCGGCTGATCCTGCTGTGCGACGAGTTCAGCCAGCAGACCCCGGCCGGTCTACTTAAAGAAGCGTGGCAAGAACGCCTCGACGGCTGGGCGACACGTCTGACGGCGGGCTGCCGGGCAGTCGACGCCCACAGCACCGACAAGATGCTCGACCAGGCGCGGAAGGAGCAGGACCCGCCCGCCGTATAG
- a CDS encoding prepilin-type N-terminal cleavage/methylation domain-containing protein: MKHRRLHPGFTLIELILVLVIIGALLAVVAPSLRGLRTSTRLDDTSGQLLAMIELASHRAATEGRPYRVVIDDVEHLCWIEAQTAGGFERPTASYGNKIALDPHILIESNALDASLDLITLRVEPDGTGELVQIFVTDDEGKERVVYAPSLAEPYRISKPEDVTNYAIGGADAAY, encoded by the coding sequence ATGAAACACCGCCGTCTCCATCCCGGCTTCACGCTCATCGAGCTGATCCTCGTGCTCGTCATCATCGGGGCGCTGCTCGCGGTGGTCGCGCCGTCGCTGCGCGGGCTGCGCACCAGCACACGCTTGGACGACACATCCGGCCAGCTGCTGGCGATGATCGAGCTCGCAAGCCACCGCGCCGCGACCGAAGGCCGGCCCTACCGCGTGGTCATCGACGATGTCGAGCACCTGTGCTGGATCGAGGCCCAGACCGCCGGCGGGTTCGAGCGGCCGACGGCTTCGTACGGCAACAAGATCGCGCTCGACCCGCACATCCTGATCGAATCGAACGCGCTCGATGCGTCGCTGGACCTCATCACCCTGCGCGTCGAGCCCGACGGCACCGGCGAGCTGGTCCAGATCTTTGTCACCGACGACGAAGGCAAAGAACGCGTGGTGTATGCGCCTTCGCTGGCGGAGCCCTACCGCATCAGCAAGCCCGAGGATGTGACGAACTACGCGATCGGGGGTGCCGATGCGGCGTACTAA
- a CDS encoding type II secretion system protein GspK → MPRTPHRARTRLRRQRGAAFIITLLITTVLASLVLVFAHRMRTQAETAAHHASAAQARWIALGVLEAVRGDLADAIALGETPRLVNVGVAGEPMGDGLYWIIAPDYNDDTQHAYGLTGEASKLNLNNTPVESLIELPGMTEDLAAAIVDWRDEDTETTPGGAESDYYLTRDTPYNAKDSDYETLGELAYVRGIDTALLYGEDTNRNGRLDATEDDGTSSGAADNADGQLDRGLLGLTTVYSREPNTDLDGEDLININQPSQELAELIEEELGEERLGELAGTIPGNRPYASVLEFYHENDLTEDEFDLIHDKLTVGGQGNLVGRVDVNTASAEVLDAIPGMEPGDGALLVAARPILQAGEEPGSLAWVVEALGKEQSGEVGDRLTHRSLQFTVDIVAVTNDGRGYCRLRFVIDTRATIDDNDTLPEIVYVQDLTALGWPMDPAILEQLQQGVSPTEVAEQFGAE, encoded by the coding sequence ATGCCACGCACGCCCCACCGAGCACGAACCCGACTACGCCGCCAGCGCGGCGCGGCGTTCATCATCACCCTGCTGATCACCACCGTCCTCGCGTCGCTCGTCCTCGTCTTCGCCCACCGCATGCGCACCCAGGCCGAAACCGCGGCGCACCATGCCTCAGCGGCGCAGGCCCGGTGGATCGCCCTGGGCGTGCTCGAAGCCGTGCGCGGCGACCTCGCCGACGCCATCGCCCTTGGCGAGACGCCCCGGCTGGTCAACGTCGGCGTCGCCGGCGAACCCATGGGTGACGGGCTCTACTGGATCATCGCCCCCGACTACAACGACGACACCCAGCATGCCTACGGCCTCACCGGCGAAGCCAGCAAACTCAACCTCAACAACACGCCCGTCGAATCGCTCATCGAGCTGCCCGGCATGACCGAAGACCTCGCCGCCGCCATCGTCGACTGGCGCGACGAAGATACCGAGACCACGCCCGGCGGCGCGGAGTCCGACTACTACCTCACCCGCGACACGCCCTACAACGCCAAAGACAGCGACTACGAAACGCTCGGCGAGCTCGCCTATGTCCGCGGGATCGATACCGCCCTGCTCTACGGCGAAGACACCAACCGCAACGGCCGACTCGACGCGACCGAAGACGACGGCACAAGCAGCGGCGCCGCAGACAACGCCGACGGCCAGCTCGATCGCGGGCTCCTCGGGCTCACTACGGTTTACAGCCGAGAGCCCAACACCGACCTCGATGGCGAGGACCTCATCAACATCAACCAGCCCAGCCAGGAACTCGCCGAGCTGATCGAGGAGGAACTGGGCGAAGAGCGACTCGGCGAGCTGGCGGGGACCATCCCGGGCAACCGGCCCTACGCCAGCGTGCTCGAGTTCTATCACGAGAACGACCTGACCGAGGACGAGTTCGACCTGATCCACGACAAGCTCACCGTCGGCGGGCAGGGGAATCTCGTTGGCCGAGTGGATGTGAACACCGCATCCGCGGAAGTCCTCGACGCGATCCCCGGGATGGAGCCGGGCGACGGCGCGCTGCTCGTCGCAGCGCGTCCGATCCTGCAGGCCGGCGAAGAGCCCGGCTCGTTGGCGTGGGTCGTCGAGGCCCTGGGTAAAGAGCAGTCGGGCGAAGTCGGGGACCGGCTGACGCATCGGTCGCTACAGTTCACGGTCGATATCGTGGCGGTCACAAATGATGGCCGGGGATACTGTCGGCTGCGGTTTGTGATCGACACGCGGGCGACAATCGACGACAACGACACACTCCCCGAGATTGTGTATGTGCAGGACCTCACCGCGCTGGGTTGGCCGATGGACCCCGCGATTCTGGAACAATTGCAGCAAGGCGTTTCGCCGACCGAAGTCGCCGAGCAGTTTGGTGCGGAGTAA
- a CDS encoding prepilin-type N-terminal cleavage/methylation domain-containing protein — translation MRRTNPQHCATRLRRIRRRSRRGFTLIEALAALMLMAVVVPLVLRGIALSAQVGVLADRRAHATMLADTRLTEAILNGEWEEGDSAGTFDPESYGSDAELYQWYLLVDDWNSQTAFKEVTLVVSWQQRGEEQIVSLTTVVNSEGI, via the coding sequence ATGCGGCGTACTAATCCACAACACTGCGCCACCCGGCTGCGAAGAATACGCCGCCGATCGCGCCGCGGGTTCACGCTCATCGAGGCGCTCGCCGCGTTGATGCTTATGGCCGTCGTCGTCCCGCTCGTGCTGCGCGGCATCGCGCTGTCGGCCCAGGTCGGGGTACTCGCCGACCGTCGCGCCCACGCCACGATGCTCGCCGACACCCGGCTGACCGAGGCGATCCTCAACGGCGAATGGGAGGAAGGCGACAGCGCTGGCACCTTCGACCCCGAGTCCTACGGCAGCGACGCGGAACTCTATCAGTGGTACCTCCTCGTCGACGACTGGAACAGCCAGACCGCGTTCAAGGAAGTCACCCTCGTCGTCAGCTGGCAGCAGCGCGGCGAAGAACAGATCGTCTCGCTCACCACCGTCGTCAACTCGGAGGGGATCTGA